One window of Dermochelys coriacea isolate rDerCor1 chromosome 22, rDerCor1.pri.v4, whole genome shotgun sequence genomic DNA carries:
- the PTS gene encoding 6-pyruvoyl tetrahydrobiopterin synthase, with product MPGCGARPPSPRRRRAGRSPLPSPAAAMPPPPAGPPARTARVSRCLSFSACHRLHSKSLSDEENLKLFGKCNNPNGHGHNYKVVVTVRGEIDPTSGMVINLTDLKEYMQEAIMEPLDHKNLDKDVAYFADVVSTTENVAVYIWENLQKRLPAGTLYKVKVYETDQNIVVYKGEETTPEK from the exons ATGCCCGGATGTGGGGCTCGTCCGCCCTCCCCGCGCAGGCGCCGAGCTGGGCGGTCCCCgctccccagccccgctgctgcgATGCCGCCGCCCCCCGCCGGGCCCCCGGCCCGCACCGCGCGGGTCTCCCGCTGCCTCAGCTTCAGCGCCTGCCACCGGCTGCACAG taagTCACTGAGTGATGAAGAAAACCTGAAACTCTTTGGGAAATGCAACAATCCAAATGGACATGGACACAACTATAAAG TTGTAGTGACTGTGCGTGGAGAG ATTGATCCTACCTCAGGAATGGTTATAAACCTGACAGACCTGAAAGAATATATGCAG GAAGCCATCATGGAGCCACTTGACCACAAGAACCTGGATAAAGACGTGGCTTACTTTGCTGATGTTGTCAG TACAACTGAGAATGTGGCAGTGTACATCTGGGAAAACCTCCAGAAGCGCCTGCCTGCAGGGACTCTTTATAAAGTCAAAGTGTATGAAACGGACCAGAACATCGTTGTGTACAAGGGGGAAGAGACGACTCCTGAGAAATGA